A region from the Stutzerimonas stutzeri genome encodes:
- a CDS encoding ATP-dependent nuclease, with translation MQIKSVEIKNFRLLRDVSLGLEAHTTLIVGRNNCGKTSIAEVFRRLLSDKSPSFRLEDFSLGCHEQFWTAFTSLHTGSSRSDVAALLPVVSVTLDIAYDVDAPDLGPLSECIIDLDPACTFARVVLTYGPKATAIDSLFADLEPLGGEPEGQRAEFFRAIKNRLGASYEAGLAAMDPNDSSNRKALDLKTLTTLVRGGFINAQRGLDDDTHRERDVLGKVVEVLFQSALTDPVDPEKRSTAEQLQEAVENIQKELHEGFNTGLTSLFPTFELFGYPGLDDPGLTTETTFDVERLLKDHTQVRYRGVNGLTLPESYNGLGVRNLVYILLQLLKFFREFQAAPAAASVHLIFIEEPEAHLHPQMQEVFIRQLHLIKSAFEQQLNDGRPWPVQFVISTHSPHMANEARFETMRYFLSVTDANGTRESKVKDLRNGMGGAPEPDRDFLYQYLTLTRCDLFFADKAILIEGTSERLLLPAMIAKVDAAAPGEPQLASQYLTVMEVGGAYAHRFFNLLTFLELRTLIITDIDSVKPNADGKRKACPVAEGVFTSNGCIKEWFDPAVTPVQLLSKKQIEKIIGIRRLAYQIPEVDGGPSARSFEDAFVLANYDRFALGEGDAATLAYEYAADQKKSTFALSHAIEVTDWVVPRYISEGLRWLAAVEPAAEVLPAAALAEVTKVVGLELATVGGEKNA, from the coding sequence ATGCAGATCAAGTCCGTTGAGATAAAGAATTTCAGATTGCTCCGTGATGTAAGCCTTGGGCTGGAAGCCCATACAACCCTAATTGTCGGCCGTAACAATTGTGGTAAGACCTCTATCGCAGAGGTCTTTAGGCGGCTCCTCTCCGATAAAAGTCCTTCCTTCCGGCTGGAGGATTTCTCACTGGGCTGCCATGAGCAGTTCTGGACCGCATTTACCTCGCTGCATACTGGCTCATCTCGTTCAGACGTTGCTGCGCTACTCCCAGTCGTTAGTGTGACGCTGGACATCGCATATGACGTTGATGCACCAGATCTGGGGCCTCTGAGCGAATGCATTATAGATTTGGATCCGGCATGTACTTTCGCTCGGGTGGTGCTCACTTATGGGCCGAAAGCTACAGCAATTGATTCCCTCTTTGCTGACCTAGAACCTCTAGGCGGGGAGCCAGAAGGCCAGCGCGCTGAATTCTTTCGAGCGATAAAAAATCGACTTGGGGCGTCTTATGAGGCAGGTCTGGCGGCAATGGATCCCAATGACTCGAGCAATCGGAAGGCCCTCGATCTGAAGACGCTTACAACTTTGGTGAGAGGCGGATTCATCAACGCTCAACGTGGCCTTGATGATGACACTCATCGTGAGCGGGATGTCTTGGGAAAGGTGGTCGAGGTTCTATTTCAGTCAGCTTTGACCGATCCAGTTGATCCTGAAAAGCGCTCCACCGCGGAGCAGCTTCAGGAGGCAGTGGAAAACATTCAGAAGGAGCTGCATGAGGGCTTCAATACTGGGCTGACGTCACTGTTTCCCACCTTCGAGCTGTTCGGTTACCCAGGGCTGGATGACCCAGGGCTCACTACGGAGACAACCTTCGATGTTGAGCGACTGCTTAAGGACCACACTCAGGTCAGGTATCGCGGCGTGAACGGCTTGACGCTGCCAGAGAGTTACAACGGGTTGGGCGTCCGCAACCTGGTCTATATCCTCCTCCAACTGCTGAAGTTCTTCCGAGAGTTTCAAGCTGCACCAGCGGCGGCAAGCGTTCACCTAATATTCATTGAAGAGCCTGAGGCCCATCTGCATCCCCAGATGCAGGAGGTCTTTATCCGTCAGCTGCATTTGATAAAAAGCGCTTTCGAGCAGCAGCTAAATGACGGCCGGCCATGGCCAGTTCAGTTTGTAATTTCAACGCATTCACCGCACATGGCAAACGAAGCTCGCTTCGAAACCATGAGGTATTTTCTGTCTGTGACCGACGCCAACGGTACCAGAGAGTCCAAGGTCAAAGACCTACGTAATGGAATGGGCGGCGCCCCCGAACCTGATCGCGACTTCCTTTATCAGTACCTGACACTCACGCGCTGCGATCTCTTCTTTGCTGATAAGGCCATTTTGATTGAGGGCACGTCTGAAAGGCTTCTACTGCCTGCAATGATCGCCAAAGTCGATGCTGCTGCTCCCGGCGAACCTCAACTCGCCAGTCAATATCTGACAGTGATGGAGGTGGGAGGCGCGTATGCCCACCGCTTCTTCAACCTACTGACCTTCCTTGAACTACGCACACTGATAATCACCGATATCGATTCGGTGAAACCTAATGCGGACGGAAAGCGTAAGGCTTGCCCGGTGGCAGAGGGGGTGTTCACAAGCAATGGATGTATCAAGGAATGGTTCGATCCCGCCGTGACTCCTGTACAACTGCTGTCGAAGAAGCAGATAGAAAAAATCATCGGGATCAGGCGACTTGCTTATCAGATTCCCGAGGTTGATGGTGGGCCATCGGCAAGAAGCTTTGAGGATGCCTTCGTCCTAGCTAACTACGACCGCTTTGCTCTAGGGGAGGGTGATGCGGCAACCCTCGCTTATGAGTACGCGGCTGATCAAAAAAAGTCGACGTTCGCACTTTCTCATGCCATCGAGGTTACGGACTGGGTGGTGCCGCGATATATCTCAGAGGGACTTCGCTGGTTGGCAGCAGTCGAACCAGCGGCTGAAGTTTTGCCTGCCGCCGCTCTGGCAGAGGTGACCAAGGTGGTTGGACTTGAGCTCGCTACTGTCGGGGGCGAGAAAAATGCCTAA
- a CDS encoding UvrD-helicase domain-containing protein: protein MSSLLSGARKMPNREESPANEAGRRALEQMYACLDGGQSFRLEAGAGAGKTYSLERALSRLIDNRGADLIRQRQQVACITYTNVAKDEIISRFQAHPAIRAETVHGFCWSLLKDFQASLRGFLGEQEYWRERLYPIGGIGGRRIHYEMGIPRISDEEVSIRHEDVLTLMIQALAFPKFRAIFVSRYPVLLIDEYQDTDEQFFGAIRARFLDQGEGPMLGLFGDHWQKIYGDGCGLVVHDGLQPIEKNANFRSAARIVGVLNNMRPALPQMVSDPGLIGEARVFHTNLWPGIRRTAQGGGHWTGDTSADAARAYFVYLKSRLRTEGWDFSPEKTKILILNHNGIAREQGYASIPPIYGQYNGAWLKKEDPHIKFLTDQLEPACAAYAGRKFGEMFVFFASDRPTIHRHQDKIAWSQAMEHLSNLRLTGTVGDVIDYLRTIPLLQLPEAILRNEQKLSEVGEEPVEDEPRRVTQLRKLRAVRYTELIALDRFIDGHTPFATKHGVKGAEFENVIVVLGRGWNKYNFVEMLEWIDTGPPADRLDKFESNRNLFYVACSRPKVRLALLFTQLLSPSALRKLTEWFGAEDVVSLPAEPAPRVIQRSFSEPDRQALSWEQIWQGPDRGLIKCWEIGRALARQDSDLAERCRSGALPPLHWKGGVSRALKKREKFGALQYLAQWQGLRGDDLSVDLEAELTMSCSTTGMLVTFTSDLTKLADQQNSPEEEDANG, encoded by the coding sequence TTGAGCTCGCTACTGTCGGGGGCGAGAAAAATGCCTAATCGAGAGGAGAGTCCCGCCAACGAAGCTGGCCGTCGGGCATTGGAGCAGATGTATGCATGCCTAGATGGGGGGCAGAGCTTCCGGCTTGAAGCAGGGGCAGGTGCTGGAAAAACGTACTCTCTGGAAAGGGCACTTAGTCGGCTGATCGACAATCGGGGGGCTGATTTGATACGTCAGCGCCAGCAGGTCGCTTGTATCACTTATACGAACGTCGCGAAGGACGAGATTATCTCTCGCTTCCAGGCACACCCTGCGATTCGCGCAGAGACTGTGCATGGTTTCTGTTGGTCATTACTCAAGGATTTCCAAGCTAGCTTGAGAGGCTTTCTCGGCGAGCAGGAATACTGGCGCGAGCGCTTATATCCAATTGGGGGTATTGGTGGGCGACGGATTCACTACGAGATGGGGATTCCCCGTATTTCGGATGAAGAAGTCTCCATTCGGCACGAGGATGTGCTCACCCTAATGATTCAAGCCCTCGCTTTCCCTAAATTCAGGGCGATCTTTGTCTCTCGATATCCCGTCCTCCTAATCGACGAGTATCAGGACACTGATGAGCAGTTTTTTGGCGCCATCAGAGCTAGATTCTTGGATCAGGGCGAAGGGCCCATGCTTGGCCTGTTCGGTGATCACTGGCAGAAAATCTATGGTGATGGTTGCGGCCTTGTTGTGCACGACGGACTTCAACCCATCGAAAAAAATGCGAACTTCCGTTCAGCTGCTCGAATAGTCGGTGTTCTCAATAACATGCGACCAGCGCTGCCTCAGATGGTCAGTGATCCTGGGCTCATTGGTGAAGCTCGTGTCTTCCATACGAATCTTTGGCCAGGCATTCGGCGCACTGCGCAAGGGGGAGGGCATTGGACGGGCGATACCAGTGCCGACGCTGCGCGAGCCTACTTCGTTTACCTAAAAAGCCGCCTCCGCACAGAAGGATGGGATTTTTCGCCAGAGAAAACGAAGATCTTGATCTTGAATCACAATGGAATTGCTCGTGAGCAGGGCTATGCATCCATTCCTCCCATCTATGGGCAGTACAACGGTGCGTGGCTGAAGAAAGAAGATCCGCACATCAAATTTCTGACTGACCAGCTAGAGCCAGCATGTGCTGCATACGCCGGGCGTAAATTCGGCGAGATGTTTGTTTTTTTTGCTAGCGATAGACCAACAATACATCGTCACCAGGACAAAATTGCTTGGTCTCAGGCGATGGAGCACCTTAGTAATCTCCGGCTGACCGGTACCGTCGGTGACGTCATTGACTACTTGCGGACAATCCCCCTACTGCAGCTCCCTGAGGCGATTCTGCGAAATGAGCAGAAATTGAGCGAGGTTGGGGAGGAGCCTGTGGAGGATGAGCCACGGAGGGTTACCCAGCTTCGTAAGCTTCGTGCCGTACGATATACCGAGCTGATTGCGCTAGATCGCTTTATCGATGGACACACTCCGTTTGCTACCAAGCATGGGGTCAAAGGGGCGGAATTTGAGAACGTAATTGTTGTCTTGGGGCGCGGCTGGAATAAGTACAACTTTGTGGAGATGCTCGAGTGGATTGATACCGGTCCGCCAGCCGATCGGCTCGATAAGTTCGAGAGCAACCGAAACTTGTTCTACGTCGCTTGCTCTCGTCCCAAGGTCCGCCTCGCACTTCTTTTCACACAGCTACTGAGTCCTAGCGCATTGAGGAAGCTAACTGAGTGGTTTGGTGCCGAGGATGTTGTGTCGCTTCCTGCAGAGCCTGCCCCTCGGGTTATTCAGCGTTCCTTCTCAGAGCCTGATCGCCAAGCACTTAGCTGGGAGCAGATTTGGCAAGGCCCTGACCGAGGCCTCATAAAGTGCTGGGAAATTGGCCGTGCCCTCGCCCGTCAAGATTCTGATCTAGCCGAGCGATGCAGAAGCGGTGCCCTGCCTCCTCTGCACTGGAAAGGTGGGGTCTCCCGCGCCTTGAAGAAGAGAGAAAAGTTCGGTGCCCTTCAGTACCTGGCTCAATGGCAAGGCTTAAGAGGTGATGATCTCAGTGTCGATCTGGAGGCCGAGCTCACAATGAGCTGCTCAACCACAGGAATGCTCGTCACCTTCACCTCCGATCTGACCAAGCTGGCCGATCAGCAGAACAGTCCAGAAGAGGAGGATGCGAATGGTTGA
- a CDS encoding BRCT domain-containing protein has protein sequence MVDLHREFQNSRMFHQARIDKRSVDALIGLAAGIAADGQINQQEAEFLESWIATNLAHLEDPVINLLYRRLSDMLADGVLDAEESVELLSTLRSFAGLSAVGLSVTNNAFNSPTDLPLCRPVPELEWNGRLFVFTGVMAYGPRKDCESLVIARGGQIGSGVSKKIHYLVIGTVGNDQWLHGTYGTKIKKAVELRDAGAPIAIVSEEHWQKAVFG, from the coding sequence ATGGTTGATCTGCACAGGGAATTTCAAAACAGTCGAATGTTCCATCAAGCCCGTATCGACAAGCGCTCGGTTGACGCACTGATCGGCCTTGCGGCCGGCATCGCTGCAGATGGGCAGATAAATCAGCAGGAGGCTGAATTTCTAGAGAGCTGGATCGCCACCAATCTCGCTCACCTGGAGGATCCGGTAATTAACCTCCTATACCGTCGTCTCTCCGACATGCTCGCTGATGGCGTGCTCGATGCAGAGGAGTCAGTTGAACTGCTCTCCACACTGCGTAGTTTTGCTGGTCTGAGTGCAGTTGGGCTCAGCGTCACCAATAACGCCTTTAATTCACCCACTGATCTGCCGCTCTGCAGGCCTGTGCCAGAATTGGAGTGGAATGGTCGGCTGTTCGTCTTCACCGGCGTTATGGCCTATGGTCCGCGCAAGGACTGCGAATCTCTGGTCATCGCCCGTGGCGGGCAGATTGGCTCCGGCGTAAGTAAGAAGATCCACTACTTGGTGATAGGTACTGTTGGTAATGACCAATGGTTGCACGGCACTTATGGAACCAAGATTAAAAAAGCCGTCGAACTTCGCGACGCCGGTGCACCGATCGCCATCGTGAGTGAGGAACATTGGCAAAAGGCAGTGTTCGGGTAG
- a CDS encoding DegQ family serine endoprotease, which produces MIVQKNFLAVVAGVALLAQTLVAHAELPDFTPLVESASPAVVNISTKQTTPVRGGPVQMPDLEGIPPMFRDFFERGMPQQPDRQREVQSLGSGFIISEDGYILTNNHVVADADEIMVRLPDRSEQQAKLVGADPRSDVALLKIDGDDLPIVKIGNSEKLKAGEWVVAIGSPFGFDHTVTAGVVSATGRSLPNESYVPFIQTDVAINPGNSGGPLFNLNGEVVGINSQIFTRSGGFMGLSFAIPIDVAMDVAKQLREDGKVSRGWLGVVIQEVNKDLAESFGLERPAGALVAQVMDSGPAAKGGLKVGDVILSVNGQAIDMSGDLPHLIGAMKPGSKAKLEVVRDGDRKTLTLEIGALPEEGDLLASAGGQGGATSSDNRLGVSVTELTDAQRQALEISGGVVIREVSQGPAAMIGLRPGDVITHLNNEAINSVKTFTKVVKALPKNRSVSMRVLRDGRASFITFKLPK; this is translated from the coding sequence ATGATCGTTCAAAAAAATTTCCTGGCTGTCGTGGCGGGCGTTGCGTTGCTGGCGCAGACGCTTGTCGCTCATGCCGAACTGCCGGACTTCACGCCGCTGGTCGAGAGTGCCTCGCCGGCGGTGGTCAATATCAGCACCAAGCAGACCACGCCCGTACGCGGCGGGCCGGTGCAGATGCCTGATCTGGAAGGCATACCCCCCATGTTCCGTGACTTCTTCGAGCGCGGTATGCCGCAACAGCCGGATCGTCAGCGCGAGGTGCAGTCCCTGGGCTCGGGCTTCATCATTTCCGAAGATGGCTACATCCTGACCAACAACCACGTGGTCGCTGATGCCGATGAGATCATGGTGCGGTTGCCTGATCGTAGCGAGCAGCAGGCCAAGCTGGTCGGCGCCGATCCGCGCAGTGACGTGGCGTTGCTGAAAATCGATGGAGACGATCTGCCCATCGTGAAGATCGGCAATTCCGAGAAGTTGAAAGCGGGGGAGTGGGTCGTGGCCATCGGTTCGCCGTTCGGCTTCGATCACACGGTTACCGCTGGGGTGGTCAGCGCGACTGGGCGTAGCCTGCCGAACGAGAGCTATGTGCCCTTCATTCAGACGGACGTAGCGATCAACCCGGGCAACTCGGGCGGCCCGCTGTTCAACCTGAACGGCGAGGTGGTCGGCATCAACTCGCAGATATTCACCCGTTCCGGTGGCTTCATGGGGCTGTCGTTCGCGATCCCGATCGATGTCGCCATGGACGTGGCCAAGCAACTGCGTGAAGACGGCAAGGTCAGCCGCGGTTGGCTCGGTGTGGTCATTCAGGAAGTGAACAAGGACCTGGCCGAGTCGTTCGGGCTCGAGCGTCCGGCCGGTGCGCTCGTGGCGCAGGTCATGGACAGCGGTCCGGCAGCCAAGGGCGGCCTGAAGGTCGGCGACGTGATCCTGAGCGTCAACGGCCAGGCAATCGACATGTCCGGCGATCTGCCGCATCTGATCGGGGCGATGAAGCCGGGTAGCAAGGCCAAGTTGGAGGTGGTTCGTGATGGCGACCGCAAGACGCTGACGCTGGAGATCGGTGCTCTGCCCGAAGAGGGCGATCTGCTGGCTTCCGCTGGCGGCCAGGGCGGCGCAACGAGCAGCGACAACCGCTTGGGCGTGTCCGTGACCGAACTGACCGATGCGCAGCGTCAGGCGCTCGAAATCAGCGGCGGGGTGGTCATCAGGGAAGTCAGCCAGGGGCCTGCGGCAATGATTGGCCTGCGTCCGGGCGATGTCATCACGCACCTCAACAATGAGGCGATCAACTCGGTCAAAACCTTCACCAAGGTGGTCAAGGCGCTGCCGAAGAACCGCTCCGTGTCGATGCGTGTTCTGCGTGACGGACGGGCGAGCTTCATTACCTTCAAACTACCGAAGTAA
- a CDS encoding DUF1272 domain-containing protein, with protein MLELRPGCECCDIDLPPHSPDAVICSFECTFCTTCAKNKLDFICPNCGGELVARPRRPAAKLANNPASTQRTHAPHRCVQAAGKPSSPESTGEPS; from the coding sequence ATGCTCGAGCTACGACCGGGTTGCGAATGTTGCGACATCGACCTGCCGCCACACTCACCCGACGCGGTGATCTGTTCGTTCGAATGCACGTTCTGTACGACATGCGCAAAAAACAAGCTCGACTTCATCTGCCCAAACTGCGGCGGTGAGTTGGTCGCGCGTCCACGCAGGCCCGCTGCCAAGCTGGCCAACAACCCCGCCTCCACCCAGCGCACTCATGCGCCGCATCGCTGCGTCCAGGCCGCCGGCAAGCCGTCATCGCCGGAGTCAACTGGCGAGCCGTCATGA